The Cellulophaga sp. RHA19 genome includes the window CATTACCAAGTGTAATATTTATTGTATCATTAAAATCTGGTATTACAGTACCATTAGCATCTACTGCTGCTATGTAAACAAACAAAACATCGTTTACATTTGCAGTAGCTGGTTTACCACTTTCATCTACCCAAATTTTTAATTTTGTAGCTTTTTCTGGAGTTGATACTTTATCTTCTGCTACTTGTTTACCGTTAATAAAACCTTTAGCTACTAAAGTGCCTGCTGTAAAAGATCCTAATTTAAAAGTAAATGGCGGATGTGTCAATTTTGTTGAAATAGCATCTTCATCTGGTTTTTGAGTAGCTATTAACTCATCATTTAAAAACAGCTTCACTTCATCTACATTAGAAAATATTTTTACGTCTGTAGGCGAACTTTTATTCCAGTATGTAGCTATTTTTAATACCTTTTTCTGATTAAAGTTTTGTTGACTTTGATAAAAGTAATATGCAAACTTTGGCAATCTAAAGATATCCATAATACCTGAAGCTTCAATATCATTATGATACCCACGGTTATAGTCATACATTACCCAATAACTGTCTGAGTATGCAGGAGTATTTAAATTATCATTATGAGATTCTTGTACGTTATAAGCTTGTTGCAACAGCCTAATTTCGCCATCTGCTCTTAACTGTCTACTACTCTTTTCTAGCCTAATATCTTTTGGTAATTTATGCTGATTTAAGCCTGCGTTGTTAGAGTAATACTCCCAATCTCCGTATTCAGACACAGAGTACGGTTTATCTTTTAGTTCATGCGGATGTAAAATTCTGTGTTGGCGCGCTTGCAAATAAATATCATACACATCATCCATCCAACCACAAGAATATACATTGTCTCCAGGGTATTCCGCATGTACAATTTCATTTAACTTTTCCATAAAAAAGATAGGCATTTTAGTTTCGTTTAAAGATACTTCCCAAGCTAAAACAGATGGCCTGTTCCTGTCTCTACGTATTAATTGGGTTGCAGAACGGTAACAATATGCCCTAAACTCATCGGTATCATTATAATATTGCCAACCCATAATAGCATCTATAACTACCAAACCTAACTCATCACAAGCATCTAAAAAAGCTGGTGATTGTGGATAGTGTGATAACCTTATATAATTAAAACCTGCATCTTTTATTTTTTTAGCATCGCGGTACTGTGCATTATCAGACAGGGCATAACCAATAAAGGGATATTCTTGGTGTCTATTTACTCCACGTAAAAATGTTTTTTCACCATTAACATACAATTGGTTTTCTTTAAATTCAAAAACACGAATACCAAACTTCGTTTTTTCTAAATCTACTGTTTTGCCATCTATTTGTATTTTGGTTTCTAATACGTACAAATTAGGGCTGTCTGGCGACCACAAATCAGGATTATCTAAATGTAAATCTACAATATGATCTGTGTTTTTATTAGCTGCAATTACTATTTCTTTTGATGTGTATTCCTTTACAACCTTTCCTTTTTTAAGTATATTTTGTACTACAGTAATACTTTGTTCCTCTTTACTATCATTAGCAACATTTGTTTTAATTTTTACCACAGAAGAAGATGTACTAACTTTTGGGTAGGTTATAAAAATACCACCACCAGCAACTTTGTTAGCCAATACAGCATTAGAAATATGTACATTTTCTTTAACAGATAACTTTGCGTTTCTATAAAGACCACCATACATATTAAAGTCTAACCTTTTTAAAGGCTTTGGACCTGTAATGTCATTATCTGTATTATCTAGCCTAATAGCAATAGAATTTTTTCCTGCTTTTATGTAGTTTGATAAATCTAAAATTACTGGTAAATAACCGCCATGATGTTCTGAAACTAATTTTTCGTTTACCCAAATTTTTGAAAAATTCATTGCAGCTTCTAATTCAAAAAACACCTTTTTATTAGCATCTTCCTTAGCAATTGTAATTGTTCTTCTGTACCAACAAATGCCTTGCCATTGGTTGTTAACAACTAGTGGCTCTAGATTTGCAGTATGTGGTAATTGCACGTCTTGCCAATCTTTGTCGTTAAAATTTGCTGTAAACAATTCTTTATCAGATGTTTTAGACTCGTCTACTATTTTAAATTTCCAATCCTTATTAAGGTTAATTGTTGTAGGCTCATCTTGGGCACAAGAGTGCAGTGCTAAACTTAATAATAAAATAAAAAAAGTATAAGCAGTTTTAAATTTTAGGTAATTCATTTTTAGTTATTCTTATTTTTTATGAGCCTTTTTTAAGTAAGCTTTATACTCTTTATTCATTTTTTTATGTCCTATTTCTTCGCCAGCAAGCATTTTTTTATACTCATCTGGTCTCTCCTTTTTAACCCAAGCAATTAACTCTGGTCCGTTTGTTATTACAGGGTTATAAATATCACTAACAGGTTTCATTTGCTCATCAAAAAGAATTGTTTGTGCTCTAAGCTTATCTAAAACATCTTTGTATTTTGGATCTTCTGCTAAGTTTACCAACTCATTAGGATCTTCTGTTAAATGGTATAGTTCTTCTTTGGGCTTTGTAGGCGCAAAAAATGGAGCTTGGTTCTCGTTTAACTTTCCTTCTTTATAAAGGGTACGCATTACGTGTACAGCTGGTCTATAAAACTCTAAATATGCTTGGTGTGCATCATAAGGCACCTCTGGCATATCATTACGTATGTAAGACCATTCTGTTGTGGTTACAGATCTAGATTTTTCCATTATTTCATCCCATAAATCCCTAGCCGCATAATTATATTCTCTATTAAAATCCTCACTAAAAATAGGTGTACCCGTCATATAAGTTGGCACTTTTATACCTGCAAAATCTACAATACTTGCAGTTATATCTGTTGCACTAACTACATCTTCTCTTACCTTATTTCCTTTAAACTTTGCTGGGTAATGTATTAGTAAAGGAATACGTAAACCAGGATCTTGTAAATACCCTTTACCACGAATATTGCAACGACCGTTATCACCTATAAAAATTACAATAGTATTATCTGCTAATCCTTTATCTTCTAATTCTTTAAACAACATTCCCACTTCATTATCCATATATTCTATTTGGTCTAGATATTTAGCCCAATCTAGTCTTACTGCAGGATGATCTGCCATATAAGGAGGCAGTGTAAGTGTTTCTGGGTTTACTGGGTGTTTAGATTCTTCTCTAATCTGGTCCCACCAATCTCCTCTGTGCGTAACTTGTAATTGTATTTGAGCAAAAAATGGCTGATCAGATTTTTCTATAGTATCATATTTATCAAACAAACCAAATTGAGTTTTTCCGTCCCACTCACCAATAGCTTCATGCTTAAAATTTACATCTATTTTTCTACCTTTATTTAAAACAGCGTGGTTACCTAAAATGGTTGTATACCCAGCATCTCTTAGTAACTTAGTAAAAGGTGTAAACTGAGCATCTAAAGGAACCTCCCTGTTGCTACGGTGATTATGCGTATTTGTTTTTAGTTGATGTGTACCCACCATCATAGCAGATCTACTAGGAGAACATATAGGGTTTGTAACAAAAGCATTGGTAAAAAGTACACCTTCTTTTGCCATTTTATCTAAAAACGGAGTTTTAACATCTGGCATACCATAACACGCTAAATCTGTGCTCATATCTTCTGCCATTATCCAAATAATATTTGGCTTTTTAGCTTCTGCAGGTGCTTCTACAGCTGCTACTTTTTTATCGGTTTTACCACCACAAGCCATTAACAATAAAGCTAAGGCTATACACCATAAAATTTCTTTTACTTTAATCATAGTTTTTAATTTTTAAATACGCCTCCAGAAAATGGATAATGCGCTATTGGCACACTTTGTTCTTTTAATATTTTGTTTGCTTTGGCAACTATTTCTGGGTGTTTAGCAGATATATCTTCTTTCTCAAACAAATCTGTTTCTAAATTATATAATTCTGTGTGATAATTATCTTTATAACGTACTGCTTTCCAATTACCAAACCTAGTAGCTTGTCTGTAGCCTTTTACAGACCTACCTTCTTGTATTTCCCAGTACAAAAAACTATGTTTTTCTTGTTCTTTACCTAAAAGTTCTGGTAAAAAAGAAATTCCGTCTGTTTTATTTGGCACTTTTGCCTTTGCTACTTCTGCCAAAGTTGGCATAACATCATAAAAAGTACTAGGATGATTACTTGTTGTTCCTCCCTTTATTTTTCCTTTCCAATAAGCAATCATTGGTACTCTTACACCACCTTCGTATACATCTCTTTTATAGCCATTAAGGTTTCCCGAACTATTAAAAAAAGTATAATCATGATGATTTTCATTGGTTGGTCCATTATCGCTAGAAAATACAATTAACGTATTTTCTAACTCGCCACTTTCTTTTAGTTTAGTAAACAAACGTTTTATTTGTGTATCTAACATTGTAATACGTGCTGCGTGTCTACGCTCTATCTCTGGCCACTCTTGTATTTTATCACTGTACAAATCATTTTTACTTAAAAAGAACTCGTGTGCGTGTGGCGTTCTGTAAGACATATATAAGAAAAATGGCTTACTAGCTTCCTTTTTATCTAAATATTCTAGTGCAAAATTAGTCCTAAACTCATCTAAACAACTGTAGTTATTGTAATTGTAAAAAATAGAATCTTGGTTGTTGTTTACCCAGTGTACGCGTTCATCAATCTCATTGCCTTTAGCATCTTCTCCCCACTGTTCTTGTACTGCATAGGTAAATCCTCTGCCTTTTGCCCAGGTAGATACATCTTCTGGTACTCCTAAATGCCATTTACCAATCATAGCTGTTTGGTAGCCAGATTGCTGTAACATTTCTCCTATTGTTTTTTCAGATTTTTTTAAAGGTACTCTATCGTATTTATTAGGATATTCGCCTTTATTACCACGAATACTAACGTGGCCTGTGTGTAAGCCTGTCATTAATACAGCTCTAGATGGTGAACATACAGATGTACCAGAATAAAAGTCTGTAAAACGCATACCTTCTGATGCTAAACTATCTAAAAACGGGGTTTTAATTACTTTTTGTCCGTAAGAACCTAGCTCACCATAGCCCATATCGTCTGCCAACAAAAATATAATGTTTGGTTTTTTAGTCTGAGGGGTTTCTTTAGGTTCTTTACCGGTTAAAGCAATGTCTTTTTTATCTTTAGAACCGCATGAAATACATATTGCAAGTATAAAGATTGATAAAATAAGGTTTTTCATAAATTTAATCTTCTATTTTGTATAAACAGGAACAGCTTCCTTTTCCCAATTTGCAAGGTCATTTTTAAGCTCTTCTTCTATTTGAAGACCTTTACCTATTAAATCATCTTGCTCGCTTATATCTTCAGCAACATTAAATAAATGGTACGTACCACTGTGGTATTTTATAAGTTTAAAGTCTCCTGCCATTACAGCTGCATACTGATCTTCATAACTTCTAAAAAAGTATAAATTTCTTTTTTCTAATGTTTTTCCTTTTAAAACTGGTAGTAAACTAACACCGTTAATCTGGTTGTCTTCACATTTTTTACCAGATGCAATTTCTATTAAAGTAGGGTAAATATCTATAGACTGCACAGGTACATTGGTCTCTGTATTGGCTTTAGTTACTCCTGGATAATTTATAAGTAATGGTACACGAGCACCACCTTCTCCTAACGTATTACCTCCTTTTTTACCACCACTTAAGGGTGCATTTGTATACGCGCCACCTTGGTCTGATAGTACAATGATTACTGTGTTATCTGCAATTCCTTTTTCTTCTAATGCTTTGCGTACACGACCAACAGACTCGTCCATAGCTTCTACCATAGCAGCGTGGTGTGCATATTTACCCTCTAAGCCTGCATCTTGGAATTTTTTTAGTAAATCTTTACGACCAATAGACGGGCCATGAACAGAGTAATACCAAAACGAAAGCATAAATGGTTTTTTATTATCATAATCTTTTATAAAATTAACAGCCCCATCTGTAAGTACATCTGTTAAATAATCTCCTTTTTTAACTCCCGACTTTAAAAAACCTCTTGGATCATCTTGTGGTTTAAAAAATGGATAATAGTAACTTTTTGGATGTCCGGAGTTTGTTGTACCATATTCTGCATCAAAACCTTGATCTTTTGGGTAACGTCCTGGATGACCCAAATGCCATTTACCAATAAACATATTATAATACCCTAATTCTTGTAAACGCTCTGCATAAGTTACCTCTTTTAAAGGCAAGTAGTTTCTAGAAGGCATTTGTACAGGATCTGTGGGCCATAAATTATACTCTGCGTCAGGATTATTTTTATCTAAAGAAATATGTCTTGGCATACCTAATCTAATTGCTTCTTTACCTGTTAGTAAAGACAACCTACTTGGACTACAAGTAGGTGTTGGTATATATGCTCTAGTAAAATCTAAACTTTCTTTTTTAAATTTATCTAAGTTAGGTGTAGTAAAGGTTTGGTTTCTATACCCAATGTCAGACCAACCATAATCGTCTACAAATAATAGTACAATGTTTGGCTTTTCAGTTTTTATTACTTCTTCTTTTACTGTTACCTCTACTGTTTGTGATGGTTTATTTTTACAAGATGTAAAAACCAATCCTGTAATGGTGACAGTAGCAAGTAGTAAGGTGTTTTTGTAAATGTTTGCTCTTTTCAAAATATAAAAATGTTTAGCGTAAATATCTCTAATATCATTAGAGCAAATGTGTCTAGTAGTTTACAATATGTATTTATAAGTAAATTAAACGCACATTACTAGTTAAAGCTACATACTTTTTACACAAAAAACCAGAACATATATATGTTCTGGTTTAATTAATTAAAACTAAATACTCATTTAAGAGCCATTATTAAAAACACATTCTTAATTAATTACATTGTTCGCTTGTTTTAGCTTGTTCATCTGTTACTATTACATAATCTTCTACAAAGCCAATACCTTCTACACTATTTTCATCTAAATTAACTGTATAATTTGGCGTGTTTACTATTGCACTTATAGATGGTCCGTTATAAGATTCTCCTTCAGCTACAATAGGATTCTCATTTATTAAACTTCTTAAATTACATGGCATATACTTATAATGTTTAGGCTTTAACTGAGCTTCTTTGTTACCGTAAGTAGCCTTAACATTACTAATTGTTACGTTGCTAAAAGTACCTTTTGTTAACCCTGGAGTTGAGTATTTTTTAGAAACAAAGCCACCCTCTAAACGTACAGCAAAGCCACAACTATTAGCTGTTATACCATTTACATATACTTTACCGTTATGCATAGCATGCGGAGAAACCATAACTGCTGCATTACCATTGGTACAAGAAATATTTTCTCCAAACATATCTTCTACTCCTCCTTTTTGTAAGTCGTTCATAAATGTCCAGCCAGTTTCTAACCTTAATGTTACACCACCAGTACCTTTAAGTTTTTTGTATAAAACATTTTTTGCTGCTTGTACTTGCACTAGACCATAACCGTAGTCAGAGTTTAATGTATTGGCATTTTTAACAACACCATTTCTAGGCCAAAAATATTTGTCATTAAACTTTGTAATTCCCATAGTAACAGAGGAGAACTTGGTTAACTTATCTAATATTTTAAAGTCTGATATTGAAAAATTATCTACATTATTAAAGTTAAACACGGCAACATTTGGATTGTTAGCCTTGGTTAAATCTACAATAAATTTATTTGAAGATGCACTACTAAAACTAACGTTTTTAATTACATCAGATTCTTTACCAAAGGTAAACATTGCGTAGTTTTTATCTGTATTAGGCCTAATAGATGGTCTAATTACAGCTTCGTCACTTACAATAATATGTACATTAGATTTTAGTTTTACATTAGATACAGAATAATTACCTTTTGGTATTAGTAGTTTGCCACCTCCTTTAGCTGAAACATCATCAATTGCTTTTTGAAATTTTTGACTATCATCTGTACTAAAAATTTTGTCTACTCCGTAATCTGTAACTAAATCTTTTGTTACTGTATAACTAGTTGGTGGTGTGTAAAAATCTTTTTCTTTAAGCAATAAAACTTTTACACTAGTGCCCTCATCTAAAAGAGCACTAGAATTATCTAATGATACAGGGTCTTGTAAATCATCATTTGAACAAGAAATAAAACCTGCTGCTAATAGCCCTAAAAAAATACTTTTAACTCTTAAATTATTAAATTTAGGAGCTTGGTAGTATACCCAACTGTTTAAATTGTTTTTCATCATAGTAAAAAAATTAAAGTTGTTATTTATTTGTACTACAAATCTACCTATAACATTTAGTAGGATTGTACTTACAAATAAATAAAATGTATTTACCAGTAAATCAACAAAAAAGACCCTTGTCCATGTCCTTATCAATAAAAAAACTAATTTATTTTTAGCTACATACAGGCAGTATTAACTTATTATATTTGACCTCATAGTACATAACCAATACTATTTTTTTAATTGATACTACAACCAAATAGTCTATGCCTAAAAGAGGATTTTTTACCACAATTAGTTATATTTTTATTCTTTTTCTTTCTTTTACAACTGCTTTTTCACAATCTAAAAGTGGTATTACAGGTAAAGTTACAGAAGAAAACAACCAGCCTATAGAAGCTGCAACAGTCACGCTACTAAACCCAACAGATTCTACTTATGTAGATTATACTATTACAAATAGTACTGGTTATTTTAATTTAGATAAAGCAAAGGAAGGAAACTACATTTTACAAATTTCATTTATGGGGTTTGAGTCTTTTTCTAAAAACATTAATTTTAAAACTAGCTTGTTAGACCTTAACACAATTGTACTTAAGGAAGATTCATTTGCTTTAGACGGAATAACATTAACTGCTGTTGTACCTATACAAATAAAACAAGACACTATAGCTTACAACGCAAACTCGTTTAAAACAAATCCTGATGATAATTTAGAAGAATTACTAACCAAACTACCTGGATTAGAAATTGATGCTGATGGAAATATTAACGCTCAAGGTAATGAGGTTGCTAAAATAATGGTAGATGGTAAAGAATTTTTTGGTGGTGACCCATCTATTGTTTTAAAAAATTTATCTGCAGATGCAATAGCCAATATAGAAATTATAGATAAAAAAAGTGATGAGTCTGAACTTACAGGTGTAGATGATGGCAACAAACAAATGGTAATAAACTTTACTCTTAAAAAAACAAAAAAGAATAATGGTTTTGGCAAAGTATCTGCAGGTATGGGGTTAGATAGTAAGTATTTTAGCAACCTTAACTACAATAAGTTTACATCTAAAACTCAGTTTTCTGTAATTGGGAAATTAAACAACATAAACATTACTGGTTCTAATATACAAGGCTTTTTAAAAAATGCAAATGGTATTGCAGACGACTCTGATGATGATGACCAAACCAATCAAAAAAACAAAAGCTTAAGCGGATACTTAAAAACAGGTGTTGCAGGTATAAATATTGGTCACGAGTTTAAAGATAAAGAATCTTTAAATATAGATTTTTTTTACAATTTGTCTGACAATGAAGGTGTCTCTAAAACTAAACGAATAAATTTTTCTAACAACTCTAATTTTGATTTTAGAACAGAGAACACTTTTAATAACAGCTCTAATAACTACAATCTAAATTTTGATTATAAAAACAAGTCTAACAAAAACAATAGCTTGTTAATTAAAGGAAAGTTTACCAAGGATAATGTTGATTACATAACCAATAGAGATGGTTTTTATTTTAATGAATTAAATGAATTGGCTACCTCTAATATAGCAGCATCTAATAATAAAAGAGATAAAAGCATTGGAGACGTTACTATTAATTTTTACCAACGTTTAGCAAAACTTGGACGTAGTTTTAATGTTGGTTTAAAAACAACAGCAAACAACTCTAACAGGTTAAATAACCAAACAACACTAATTACAAGAAGACAAAACACAGATAACCCTACCTCTAGTACTATTAATGCAATTAGAGATGAAGAGTTTTTAACCACTATGGTAAACCTCAACTTTAAATATACAGAGCCCTTAGGCAACAACCATTATGCAAAATTAGAGACTTATTTAAGAAACAGAACAAATAACGAAGATGTTCATCAGGCTAAAACTACAATAGGTACAACCACTAAAGATGAGTTACTTGCCTACAAATACAAGCATATAGAAAATAGTGCACAAACAAGACTTGTACATAGCTACAGTCCTGGTAAACTAAATACCTATGCTGCTATAGAATTACAAGAACTTGGCAGAACATTTGGCGTATTAACAGAAACAAACATTGTCTCTAACAAACTGTATGTTAATCCTATGGCAAATATTGTTTACAAGCCTGTTAGAGGTCAAAAATATAGACTTAATTACAAAAAATTTGTGCGCAACCCTAATAGTTTTCAAAGCTCTACGGTTATTAATGATATAAACCCATATAACATTAGAAAAGGAAACCCTGATTTAAATGCAGAAAAAACAAATGCATTTACCATAAATACTGTAGTGCATAACTTTAAATCTGACTTAAGTTTTAATACCAGGTTTGATTATCAAAATACAACAGATGCAATTATTAGAAGCGTTACCATAGATGATGATTATGTAAAAACTATTAGTTACCAAAATAGTGGTAAAAAAGAACGTTTTAGTAATAGTTTAAGCTTTGGTCAAAAACTAAAAGATATTGGACTTAGGTATACTTTTAAAAACAAAAACACCTACACCAGCGTAAATTCTATTGTTAACTTACAAACCAACAAAGTAAAGTCTACAGATATTATGCTTAGCTTACTTTTAGAAAATAGTAATAAAAGTACTTTAGACGTTAAAGCAGGTGCAACATACAGTACAAACAACACCACTTTTTCTATAGAAAACAACTTAGACCGTAAATATACTAAGCAACAATATTTTGTAATGTTTGATAAGGACTTTACTAAAAAACTAAGCTTTAATACACAGTTAGATTATCTTGTTTTTGTTGATGATAAATTTGAGTCTAACCAAAAACTACCGTTATGGAATGCCACAGTTTCTTACGCCCTAAATAAAAACAGAAGTAATTTATTAAAATTGGTTTTGATAGATTTATTAGATAAAAATATAAATATAGCAAGAAGAAGTACCATAAATTATTTTGAAGAAACAGAATCTGAAAGTCTAGGTCGTTATGTTATTTTAAGTTTTACTCATAAATTAAAAGGAACAAAAAAGAAGACTAAATAACAAGTATCTAGCCTTCATTTTAAACTTAAAACAAACAATAATCTTATAATTGTTTTGCTACTTTTAGCAGCAAATCTTTTGTTTTTTGCACACCTTCTTCTTCAGATAGTAAAGTTCCCTCATATTCTATACCAACAAAACCAGTATATCCTGACTCTTTAACAAGTTTCATTATTTTATAAAAATCTATATCAGCCTCTGCACCATCAGCAGAAAAATTTCTACTTTTAGCACTTACACCTTTTGCAAAGGGCAATAACTCTTTCATCCCTTTATACATATCATAAGACGATAAACAATTTTTATCTTTATCTTTTTCTATACAGAAATTACCAAAATCTGGTAACGTTCCGCAGTTAGCCAAACCTACTTGCTTTATTACATTAGAGAGCCATACACCGTCTGATGAAAAACCTCCGTGATTTTCTACAACCACATTTATATTAGAACCTTTGGCAAAACCTGCTAATGTTGCTAAAGAAGCTGCCGAGGCTTTTGCAGCATCACTTTTATCTGTTCCGCCCCTTAAGTCTACTCGTACCGTTTTACAACCTAAAAAATGAGCCGCATCAATCCATTTGTAATGCTTTTCTATAGATTTTAAACGCTCTTTTGTATCTAAATGAGCCAAACCACCTTCGCCACCTATCATTATTAAAACATTTTCTACACCAGCATCTGCTGCTCTAGAATTCATTTGCTTTAAGTACTCTTTATCTTTTGCTTTAGTTTTAAATAAGTTAGATACGTACTCTACACCTGTACAACCAAAACTTTGCGCTTTGGCAGCAAAATCTAAATGATCCATTTCTCCTGATTTTATAGCTCGGTGAAAAGACCATTCTGCTAAAGACAATTTAAAAAATAAGTCAGATTCTGTTTTGGTAAAAGGCATTCCTAACATAGTATTAGGCAATAAACTACCCAAGGTAAGCAAAGCTCCTGTTTGTGCAGATTTCTGTAAAAAGTTTCTTCTCTTCATTTTATTCTGTTTTTACTTAAAGCTATCTACTTTTTTGTAAGCTTCTATTACTGCTTTTTCACCTTCTTTTCCTGGTTTAGAATTACGGTGTTCCATACCTAGAATGCCGTTGTACTTTTTATCGTTTATAAACTTAAGCACATTAATGTAATTTATTTCTCCTGTAGTGGGCTCATTACGCCCAGGATTATCTCCTATTTGTATGTATGCAATCTCATCCCAACAGGCTTCCATATTAGGTATTAAATTACCTTCTTGTATTTGTTGATGATATATGTCAAACAAAATTTTACAAGACGGAGAGTCTACAGCTTTACAAATATTATATGCCTGCGGAGAATCTGTTAAAAACGCTCCTGGGTGATTATAAAAATTTAATGGCTCTAAAACCATTGTTAAATTATGAGGTTCAAAAATAGCAGACGCACGTTTTAAGGTCTCTACCACATTTGCTGTTTGGTAATCACCTCTTATTTTTTTTGCAATGTTACCAGGAACCACTGTCATCCACTTGGCATTTACTCTTTTTGCTACTTCTACAGACTCTTTACAATGTTTTAAAAAAGCTTCTTGTGCATTTTTATCTCCAGAAGCTACATTACCTTCTTTTAAAAAAACAGCTACAAAAACACCCATTTCTAAACCTCTTTTCTGCATTGTACGTGCCATTTTCTCT containing:
- a CDS encoding sugar phosphate isomerase/epimerase family protein, with the translated sequence MKRRNFLQKSAQTGALLTLGSLLPNTMLGMPFTKTESDLFFKLSLAEWSFHRAIKSGEMDHLDFAAKAQSFGCTGVEYVSNLFKTKAKDKEYLKQMNSRAADAGVENVLIMIGGEGGLAHLDTKERLKSIEKHYKWIDAAHFLGCKTVRVDLRGGTDKSDAAKASAASLATLAGFAKGSNINVVVENHGGFSSDGVWLSNVIKQVGLANCGTLPDFGNFCIEKDKDKNCLSSYDMYKGMKELLPFAKGVSAKSRNFSADGAEADIDFYKIMKLVKESGYTGFVGIEYEGTLLSEEEGVQKTKDLLLKVAKQL
- a CDS encoding hydroxypyruvate isomerase family protein encodes the protein MKRRNFIQKSALSASALTLGGSVAYAANKQQKIIKPTFNLKYAPHLGMFENSAGKDPIDQLNFMADQGFTAFEDNTMRKRDVALQEKMARTMQKRGLEMGVFVAVFLKEGNVASGDKNAQEAFLKHCKESVEVAKRVNAKWMTVVPGNIAKKIRGDYQTANVVETLKRASAIFEPHNLTMVLEPLNFYNHPGAFLTDSPQAYNICKAVDSPSCKILFDIYHQQIQEGNLIPNMEACWDEIAYIQIGDNPGRNEPTTGEINYINVLKFINDKKYNGILGMEHRNSKPGKEGEKAVIEAYKKVDSFK
- a CDS encoding TonB-dependent receptor, with translation MPKRGFFTTISYIFILFLSFTTAFSQSKSGITGKVTEENNQPIEAATVTLLNPTDSTYVDYTITNSTGYFNLDKAKEGNYILQISFMGFESFSKNINFKTSLLDLNTIVLKEDSFALDGITLTAVVPIQIKQDTIAYNANSFKTNPDDNLEELLTKLPGLEIDADGNINAQGNEVAKIMVDGKEFFGGDPSIVLKNLSADAIANIEIIDKKSDESELTGVDDGNKQMVINFTLKKTKKNNGFGKVSAGMGLDSKYFSNLNYNKFTSKTQFSVIGKLNNINITGSNIQGFLKNANGIADDSDDDDQTNQKNKSLSGYLKTGVAGINIGHEFKDKESLNIDFFYNLSDNEGVSKTKRINFSNNSNFDFRTENTFNNSSNNYNLNFDYKNKSNKNNSLLIKGKFTKDNVDYITNRDGFYFNELNELATSNIAASNNKRDKSIGDVTINFYQRLAKLGRSFNVGLKTTANNSNRLNNQTTLITRRQNTDNPTSSTINAIRDEEFLTTMVNLNFKYTEPLGNNHYAKLETYLRNRTNNEDVHQAKTTIGTTTKDELLAYKYKHIENSAQTRLVHSYSPGKLNTYAAIELQELGRTFGVLTETNIVSNKLYVNPMANIVYKPVRGQKYRLNYKKFVRNPNSFQSSTVINDINPYNIRKGNPDLNAEKTNAFTINTVVHNFKSDLSFNTRFDYQNTTDAIIRSVTIDDDYVKTISYQNSGKKERFSNSLSFGQKLKDIGLRYTFKNKNTYTSVNSIVNLQTNKVKSTDIMLSLLLENSNKSTLDVKAGATYSTNNTTFSIENNLDRKYTKQQYFVMFDKDFTKKLSFNTQLDYLVFVDDKFESNQKLPLWNATVSYALNKNRSNLLKLVLIDLLDKNINIARRSTINYFEETESESLGRYVILSFTHKLKGTKKKTK